A section of the Clostridia bacterium genome encodes:
- a CDS encoding IS1182 family transposase: MLGKNNPQIDVFTHMIFERLIPKDHLLVLIDSIIDFSFVYDMVKDKYSEIGRTSEDPVMMLKICLLEFLYTLSDKKIVKRIQTDIAFRWFLGLSLDDEIPDDTTISHFRTNRMGEESFDEFFNEIVRKCIEKDIVKSKRYLIDTTDVAANVNYPSNQRLICDAFRKVIRELRRFNEVFAEQQLAQFENEIEEEYQKDDKISLKKYLQIAQKYAEYLYLKTYDELQTNEKYKEAFGILWDIIDQYTNGKKDKIVSVVDPDAKIAHKSVGNIKRGYKDHIIVDEDSEIILASVQTPFNIGDEKKLVELIEKVDNNLGLKPEEITADKVYGTSNNRAYLKDNSIISNINFYEESSRETSFYKVRDFIISEDLKQVTCPNGIATKDFIQSYDKVGKRETIKFKFAKATCQSCPLNDKCLQKYKGDKIHSGRYVVVALRYDAVLHDMKRVETEAFKEALNKRYKVERRFATMVRNHGLRRCRYLRLGRAKIHITLANMACNIVRMVNLLCQPSLAASQN, translated from the coding sequence GTGTTAGGAAAAAATAATCCACAAATTGATGTATTCACCCATATGATATTTGAACGATTAATACCTAAAGATCATTTGCTTGTTTTGATAGATTCGATCATAGATTTTTCATTTGTTTACGACATGGTAAAAGACAAATATAGTGAAATAGGCAGAACTTCGGAAGACCCGGTAATGATGCTTAAAATCTGTCTGCTGGAATTCCTGTACACTCTTTCAGATAAAAAGATAGTAAAGCGAATTCAGACAGATATTGCATTCCGTTGGTTCTTGGGCTTATCTTTAGATGATGAGATTCCTGATGATACAACAATCAGCCACTTTAGAACAAACAGAATGGGAGAAGAAAGTTTCGATGAATTCTTTAATGAAATCGTCAGAAAATGTATCGAAAAGGATATAGTTAAATCCAAAAGATATTTAATCGATACCACAGATGTAGCTGCGAATGTTAACTACCCATCAAACCAGAGACTCATATGTGATGCTTTCCGAAAGGTCATAAGGGAACTACGAAGATTCAATGAAGTCTTTGCAGAGCAACAGTTGGCACAATTTGAGAATGAGATTGAAGAAGAATATCAGAAAGATGATAAAATAAGTTTAAAAAAATATCTGCAAATAGCACAGAAATATGCAGAGTACCTTTATCTTAAGACCTATGATGAACTTCAAACGAATGAAAAATACAAAGAAGCTTTTGGTATACTGTGGGATATCATAGACCAGTATACCAACGGAAAAAAAGATAAAATAGTAAGCGTTGTAGACCCCGATGCAAAGATAGCGCACAAATCAGTGGGTAACATAAAAAGAGGATATAAAGATCATATCATTGTAGACGAGGACAGCGAGATAATACTTGCATCCGTACAAACCCCTTTTAATATAGGCGATGAGAAGAAGCTTGTAGAACTCATAGAGAAAGTTGACAATAATTTAGGTTTAAAGCCAGAAGAAATTACGGCAGACAAAGTATATGGGACTTCTAATAACCGTGCTTATTTAAAAGACAATAGCATAATATCCAACATAAATTTTTATGAAGAATCAAGTAGAGAAACAAGCTTTTACAAGGTAAGAGATTTCATTATCTCAGAAGATTTAAAGCAAGTAACCTGCCCAAATGGAATTGCCACCAAAGATTTTATACAATCCTATGATAAAGTAGGAAAAAGAGAAACAATCAAATTTAAATTTGCCAAAGCGACCTGCCAGAGCTGTCCTCTAAATGACAAGTGCCTACAGAAGTATAAGGGTGATAAGATACACAGTGGAAGGTACGTGGTGGTCGCACTAAGATATGATGCTGTTCTTCATGACATGAAACGAGTAGAAACAGAAGCATTTAAAGAAGCCCTGAACAAACGATATAAGGTAGAACGACGATTCGCAACGATGGTGAGAAATCATGGGCTACGAAGATGCCGGTATCTGAGGCTGGGCAGGGCGAAGATTCATATCACTTTAGCAAATATGGCATGTAATATAGTCAGGATGGTAAACCTGCTTTGCCAGCCTAGCCTCGCTGCCTCACAAAATTAA